Proteins encoded by one window of Companilactobacillus ginsenosidimutans:
- a CDS encoding alpha/beta fold hydrolase, whose translation MVVEKFVKTKKLNMAYEVTGPEDGEPVVLLHGWPDCPRTWDEVLPHLHNRGYRTYVPTLRGFGSTKFLDDDARRTGGPLAFAADIKEFIDALNLAPVNIIGQDWGASTAMNLSCLYGTDLVKSEVVLSEGWKIFGRLSLEQVKNYWYQWYMTTPQGMEYVRKRQSEFALFMWKQWDPKYQMTAQKATVLTSYFQNPDWAEVTLDTYRQRWGYDPFDEEYADLQASLDATSEIFVPTLNIIGKSDSCTDYKMASDMGDYFTGRFEQQFWDDGGHFIQRERPRDVALAAAEWFK comes from the coding sequence ATGGTTGTCGAAAAATTTGTTAAGACGAAGAAACTCAATATGGCTTACGAGGTGACTGGTCCGGAAGATGGAGAACCGGTTGTTTTGTTACATGGCTGGCCTGACTGCCCACGTACATGGGACGAGGTCTTACCTCATTTGCACAATCGCGGATATCGGACTTATGTACCGACTCTTCGTGGATTTGGTAGCACAAAATTTTTAGATGATGATGCTAGAAGAACTGGTGGGCCATTAGCTTTTGCTGCCGACATTAAGGAATTCATTGATGCCTTAAATTTGGCCCCTGTAAACATCATTGGACAAGATTGGGGTGCAAGTACAGCAATGAACTTAAGTTGTCTGTATGGTACTGATTTGGTTAAATCCGAAGTGGTTTTATCTGAGGGTTGGAAAATATTTGGAAGATTGTCTTTGGAGCAGGTCAAAAATTATTGGTACCAATGGTATATGACGACCCCACAAGGTATGGAATACGTCCGCAAACGTCAAAGTGAGTTTGCTTTATTTATGTGGAAGCAATGGGATCCAAAATATCAAATGACTGCTCAAAAGGCGACTGTATTGACTAGCTATTTCCAAAACCCAGACTGGGCCGAAGTAACACTAGATACTTATCGTCAACGTTGGGGATATGATCCATTTGACGAAGAATACGCTGACCTACAAGCAAGTTTGGATGCTACCTCAGAAATATTTGTGCCAACACTAAATATCATTGGAAAATCTGATTCCTGCACCGATTACAAAATGGCATCCGACATGGGTGACTATTTCACCGGCAGATTCGAGCAACAATTCTGGGATGACGGTGGTCACTTCATTCAACGTGAACGTCCAAGGGATGTGGCACTTGCTGCAGCTGAGTGGTTTAAATAA
- a CDS encoding type II toxin-antitoxin system death-on-curing family toxin yields the protein MNIPEEFDGFLICPGYSRKQINQFKRIFAMDNLNHISKKEQYLQMRKYSNDNRSYSLDVRVNKELVGRFYIQIESVKLSIETFRIINKKSEEMFREESFYGIKDENGLDRINNSIYGGFGSYEPYPTVTAKAAALWYKIATNQFFNNGNKRTAMLSAIYLLAENYYTFDVKDVKRMYDISLAAANNEINIKYIERFINGHVSLGYEHMENTFENKDFDSFISLEFKNSDSILH from the coding sequence TTGAATATTCCTGAAGAATTTGATGGTTTTTTAATTTGTCCTGGTTATTCACGAAAACAAATCAATCAATTCAAAAGAATTTTTGCCATGGATAATTTGAATCACATCTCAAAAAAAGAACAGTATCTTCAAATGAGAAAATATTCAAATGATAATCGATCATATTCTCTGGATGTAAGAGTAAATAAGGAGCTTGTTGGTAGATTCTATATTCAAATAGAGTCTGTGAAACTTTCAATTGAGACGTTTCGTATTATTAATAAAAAGTCAGAGGAAATGTTTCGTGAAGAAAGTTTTTACGGTATTAAGGATGAAAATGGGCTTGATCGAATTAATAATTCTATCTATGGAGGGTTTGGATCATATGAACCCTATCCTACAGTTACGGCAAAGGCTGCAGCATTGTGGTATAAAATAGCTACAAACCAGTTTTTTAATAATGGAAATAAACGAACAGCGATGTTGTCCGCAATATATCTATTAGCTGAAAATTATTATACTTTTGATGTTAAAGATGTTAAACGAATGTATGATATTTCATTGGCTGCAGCGAATAATGAAATAAACATTAAGTATATTGAAAGATTTATTAATGGGCATGTATCTTTGGGATATGAGCATATGGAAAATACATTTGAAAACAAAGATTTTGATTCTTTTATATCACTTGAATTTAAAAATTCAGATAGTATACTACATTAA
- a CDS encoding DUF6056 family protein yields the protein MTVKVNFKRVQILNTLIFAGYFIYFAIFRDFVIPSADDYFWYGPKGAYLLRHFFYGPQEIYGGSSNGRYLGNLFEIVTIRHLWISMIVFAVFWTLLVWCIWQLSNKSNTSLWLSFLFIFTMQTAFMNNLLVWNAGFVNYVPPIALLLFYLVILFNTGEKIQKLKVLPWITLGLGLVTGLFMESITIVQLLIGIATVLFLRKNIKSFHLTYLLGSIFSIILMFLHPSYRDHQTYRATTTDLSDIWRIYSDMTHFWLITFNLFLLMIILVAIGIIIIKSKMNVFAKVPLLASTGFFSLYYLFINYDLRKNPMSYSYTFNDLDKHISNPDAIISIIFVVFIGLCIGLFFKKDVVMWSFYLLAGVFTAEMLLVSSPISSRPYFFPYVFMYLIGIRFFHVALSKVRIKSIHINFALATILLLFSINHQHKMVTNYQANLIRVSEQSFFEGGILKDHLPHRKYVYVNDEFDQQSGSYWKEFLISRKLL from the coding sequence ATGACAGTTAAAGTTAACTTTAAAAGAGTACAAATACTCAATACGCTTATTTTTGCAGGATATTTTATTTACTTCGCCATTTTTCGTGATTTCGTAATACCGTCCGCTGACGACTACTTTTGGTATGGTCCCAAAGGAGCCTACCTTTTACGTCATTTTTTCTATGGACCCCAAGAAATTTACGGTGGCAGCAGTAACGGACGTTATTTAGGAAATCTTTTCGAGATTGTGACCATAAGACACCTTTGGATTTCAATGATTGTTTTTGCCGTTTTCTGGACACTCTTGGTCTGGTGTATTTGGCAATTATCTAATAAAAGTAATACAAGTCTGTGGTTGTCATTTTTATTCATATTCACAATGCAAACCGCTTTTATGAACAACTTGCTTGTTTGGAATGCAGGTTTCGTTAATTACGTTCCACCTATTGCATTATTACTTTTCTATCTAGTAATTCTGTTTAACACTGGAGAAAAAATTCAAAAACTCAAAGTATTACCTTGGATAACATTGGGATTAGGACTGGTTACCGGTCTTTTCATGGAATCAATCACTATTGTTCAATTACTAATCGGTATCGCAACAGTCTTATTTTTACGAAAAAACATAAAATCATTTCACTTAACATATTTATTGGGGTCGATTTTTTCAATCATACTTATGTTTTTACATCCCTCATATCGCGACCATCAAACTTATCGAGCTACTACTACTGATCTAAGTGATATTTGGAGAATATACTCCGATATGACACATTTTTGGTTAATAACTTTCAATCTATTTTTATTGATGATTATTTTGGTAGCAATCGGAATTATAATTATCAAATCAAAGATGAATGTATTTGCTAAAGTGCCACTTCTTGCTTCTACAGGATTCTTCTCACTATATTATTTATTCATAAATTACGATTTAAGAAAAAATCCAATGAGCTATTCTTATACATTTAACGATTTAGATAAACACATCTCAAATCCGGATGCAATAATAAGTATAATTTTTGTCGTATTTATTGGACTTTGTATTGGTTTATTTTTCAAAAAAGATGTCGTTATGTGGAGTTTTTATTTACTGGCGGGTGTATTTACAGCAGAAATGTTACTAGTTTCATCACCAATTAGTAGCAGGCCATACTTCTTCCCATATGTCTTCATGTACTTAATTGGTATTAGGTTCTTTCACGTGGCACTTTCAAAAGTTCGTATCAAATCTATTCATATAAATTTTGCTTTAGCTACAATACTGCTACTTTTTTCGATCAATCATCAACATAAAATGGTTACAAACTATCAAGCTAACTTGATTCGAGTAAGCGAACAATCATTCTTTGAAGGTGGAATATTAAAAGACCACTTACCTCACCGAAAATATGTGTACGTTAACGATGAGTTTGATCAACAGTCCGGTTCATACTGGAAAGAATTTTTAATTAGCAGAAAATTATTATAA
- a CDS encoding cupredoxin domain-containing protein — MAKILVLVIGIAVIGFIVWWFFGKHEAAEVSADVTEDLQTIDVEVNGGYSPEKVVLKKGVPAILNFTRNDQSSCLDRVVFSDFGINQALPINEKEEIKIDTSKPGEYTWACGMDMFHGKLIIK; from the coding sequence TTGGCTAAGATTTTAGTACTAGTTATAGGTATTGCGGTGATTGGTTTCATCGTTTGGTGGTTCTTTGGCAAGCATGAGGCCGCTGAAGTTTCAGCTGATGTGACTGAAGATTTGCAGACAATTGACGTTGAGGTCAATGGTGGTTATTCACCTGAAAAGGTCGTTTTGAAAAAGGGTGTGCCAGCGATTCTCAACTTTACCCGCAATGATCAATCAAGCTGTTTGGACCGAGTCGTCTTTTCCGACTTCGGAATCAACCAAGCCTTGCCAATCAATGAAAAAGAAGAAATCAAAATAGATACCAGCAAGCCCGGCGAATATACATGGGCCTGCGGTATGGATATGTTCCATGGGAAATTAATAATTAAATAA
- a CDS encoding cupredoxin domain-containing protein: MTENTQEAKVEVAGGYKPNVVTLKKGIPAKISFTRTNDQGCLDVVHSKTLGFEEELPINVTKTVDIPTDKAGEFDFSCGMDMFFGKVVIE, from the coding sequence ATGACAGAAAACACACAAGAAGCAAAAGTAGAAGTAGCCGGTGGATACAAACCAAACGTCGTAACTTTGAAAAAAGGTATTCCAGCAAAAATTTCATTTACCCGCACTAACGACCAAGGTTGTTTAGATGTCGTACATTCTAAGACACTAGGATTTGAAGAAGAGTTACCTATAAATGTGACTAAAACAGTTGATATACCTACTGACAAAGCAGGAGAATTCGACTTTAGTTGCGGAATGGACATGTTCTTTGGAAAAGTGGTGATTGAATAA
- a CDS encoding copper-translocating P-type ATPase, giving the protein MSITKRFWISLIFSLPMLANMIMMPMGFMIPGGDWLQLFLTTVVMAVSAVPFWKSAWASFTKHHSNMDTLVAIGTLVAYIYSIYAMATHQPVYFESAAFVTTFVLLGQVFEERMRNNASDAVSKLVDLQAKEADVMRDGKFVKLPLSEVVVGDVIRVKPGEKIAVDGEITEGTSTVDESMVTGESMPVEKKSGDKVIGSTINSNGTFMFKAEKVGDDTMLSQIVELVKKAQNSHAPIQNLTDKVSDIFVPAVLIIAILTFMIWYVFLGATLASSLIFAVAVVVIACPCALGLATPTALMVGTGRSAKMGILIKNGEVLEAVNDVKTVVFDKTGTITVGKPEVTNVIGDEKAVLELATGLEQSSEQPLASAIVKRAEENKISVPAVSNFQAIEGKGVEAKVNGQKAFVGNDKLLEDVEIDSEMKQQVTTLQEEAKTVVFVGIDNKVIGLIAIQDTPKETSKEAIADLKARGLKTVMLTGDNQLVAEAIAKQVGIDEVIADVLPSDKADHVKSLQESGKVAFVGDGINDAPALTVADVGIAMGSGTDIAIESGGIVLVKNDLRDVDKALALSKKTFNRIKLNLFWAFIYNVLGIPVAAGIFYGIGLTLSPELAGLAMAFSSLSVVTSSMLLNKAKITAKVKAA; this is encoded by the coding sequence ATGTCGATCACGAAACGTTTTTGGATATCATTAATTTTTTCATTACCAATGTTGGCTAACATGATTATGATGCCAATGGGATTCATGATTCCGGGCGGAGATTGGCTTCAATTATTCTTAACAACCGTAGTAATGGCAGTTTCAGCTGTCCCATTTTGGAAGAGTGCTTGGGCATCGTTCACCAAGCATCACTCAAATATGGATACGTTAGTTGCAATTGGTACACTAGTCGCATACATATATAGTATCTACGCAATGGCAACACACCAACCAGTTTATTTCGAGAGTGCCGCCTTCGTAACAACCTTCGTGCTCCTTGGACAGGTCTTCGAGGAACGTATGAGAAATAATGCATCGGACGCTGTTAGTAAATTGGTCGACTTACAAGCTAAAGAAGCAGATGTCATGCGTGACGGAAAATTCGTCAAACTTCCTTTATCAGAAGTCGTTGTTGGTGACGTTATTCGTGTTAAACCTGGTGAGAAAATTGCAGTCGATGGCGAAATTACTGAAGGAACTTCAACTGTCGACGAATCAATGGTCACAGGCGAAAGCATGCCAGTTGAGAAGAAGTCTGGCGACAAGGTAATTGGATCAACAATCAACAGTAACGGAACGTTCATGTTCAAAGCTGAAAAGGTCGGCGACGACACGATGCTTTCTCAAATTGTTGAACTCGTCAAAAAGGCTCAAAACAGTCACGCTCCGATTCAAAATTTGACCGACAAAGTTTCGGACATCTTCGTCCCAGCGGTCTTAATTATCGCAATTTTAACCTTCATGATTTGGTACGTATTCCTCGGGGCTACATTAGCTAGCTCCCTAATTTTCGCCGTTGCGGTCGTCGTTATCGCCTGTCCTTGTGCACTCGGATTGGCAACTCCAACAGCTTTGATGGTCGGAACTGGTCGTTCTGCCAAAATGGGAATTTTGATCAAAAATGGTGAAGTTCTCGAAGCCGTTAACGACGTCAAAACAGTCGTATTCGACAAGACAGGTACAATCACCGTTGGAAAACCTGAAGTAACTAACGTTATTGGTGATGAAAAAGCTGTTTTAGAGTTAGCCACGGGATTGGAACAATCTTCCGAACAACCTCTAGCTTCAGCAATCGTTAAAAGAGCCGAAGAAAATAAGATTTCTGTGCCGGCTGTAAGTAATTTCCAAGCAATTGAGGGTAAGGGTGTCGAAGCCAAAGTTAACGGACAAAAAGCTTTTGTCGGAAATGACAAATTGCTTGAGGATGTCGAGATTGATTCAGAAATGAAACAACAAGTAACCACCCTTCAAGAAGAAGCAAAAACAGTCGTCTTCGTAGGTATTGATAACAAAGTTATCGGACTAATTGCCATCCAAGACACGCCAAAAGAAACATCAAAAGAAGCTATTGCCGACTTGAAGGCACGTGGCTTGAAGACAGTTATGTTAACTGGAGACAACCAATTAGTCGCTGAAGCAATTGCCAAACAAGTTGGAATCGACGAAGTTATTGCTGACGTTTTACCTAGTGACAAAGCAGATCATGTTAAATCACTACAAGAATCAGGAAAAGTTGCCTTTGTCGGTGATGGTATCAACGATGCACCAGCATTGACGGTCGCAGATGTCGGAATTGCCATGGGTTCAGGGACTGACATTGCCATCGAATCTGGTGGAATCGTCCTCGTTAAAAATGATTTGAGGGATGTTGATAAAGCACTTGCTTTGAGCAAGAAAACTTTCAACCGAATCAAATTGAACTTGTTCTGGGCCTTCATTTACAACGTTTTAGGAATTCCAGTTGCTGCCGGAATTTTCTATGGAATTGGATTGACACTTAGTCCCGAATTAGCAGGACTAGCAATGGCCTTCAGTTCATTGTCAGTTGTAACAAGTTCTATGCTGTTGAACAAAGCTAAAATTACTGCGAAAGTAAAAGCTGCATAG
- a CDS encoding helix-turn-helix transcriptional regulator, which yields MKNLIREKRKELKLSQEELANTAGVTRQTINAIENEKYDPSLKLAFQLAAILHIRVDQLFIFGDERDDQY from the coding sequence ATGAAAAATCTAATTAGAGAGAAAAGAAAAGAGCTTAAACTATCACAAGAAGAGTTAGCTAACACGGCTGGTGTTACTCGACAGACTATCAATGCTATTGAAAACGAAAAATATGATCCGTCGTTGAAACTGGCATTCCAGTTGGCAGCAATATTACATATTCGAGTTGATCAGTTATTTATATTTGGAGATGAGCGTGATGACCAATACTAA